A region of the Drosophila subobscura isolate 14011-0131.10 chromosome J, UCBerk_Dsub_1.0, whole genome shotgun sequence genome:
GCGCCGTGGTATGTAGTCAGGATGGGTCATTCTTCGCACGCACCCTCGCCATCCTCGTCATTGTCGTATTCCGTATTGTCCTCGTCATCTTGGTCGTCCTCTTTGCCTTGCTGATCCCACCAGGAGAGTACGCCCAGGCCGGACTCGTTAATGGCCCCCTAAAAAGCGGAGCAAGTATGAGAACAGGAACAGACTATAAGTAGGAATTGCACTGGCTTACAATAATCTTGTACGGAGTCTTGGTCTCCTGCGCAGCTGTGGCCGCAGCTGTCGATGTGCTGGGGCCCTGCGTGCTTTGGGCGTCCGTTTTTGGCGGCCCAACTGGCGATGTCTCCTCGAAAATCTCGCGCGACACGCGGAATTTTATGGGCTCGCCAACGTCCATGAAGAGATCGTGCTTGGCGCCGTCCTCCAAGGGATACTCCCAGACCCAGGCCTGCTCGGCCTCGTCGAAGCGGGAGGGATGCTGCAACGCTGCATGTGGTATGAGTATGTCATCAAAGAAGCCCAGCGTAACGTGGACTCCTTCACGGCTGCAGTTGCGTATTTTGCCGGTCATTACGGTGCCGACCATGGGACGGAAAACAATGTAGCGAAAGAGCACTTCGGTGTGGGAGGCACCGTCGCCTGGTAGAATAATGGAGTCCTGCAGCGATACAATCTCCTTGAGCGCTATGCACAGCCCAACGTTAAGTAGCACCTACACACATTGGATGCAAGCGAAAGAAGGCGAtttaaagcaaagaaaacaaaacaattcacCCACAACACACCTTGTTGGCCAGTTTGCGGTCAATTTCGTCACGCACAGCGTCCACCAACTTTAAGTTGAACTGGTCCGGCGCAATGCGCACGGTATCCTTCAGCTCGGCCAGCACAAACATTGTgccatatatatttaattaattaataaaacaatttaaatttatttggaaTGCACGCACGTTGGACCCCCAGTGTTGGAAAATACCAGATGGCTATCCCGCACAACAGCTGAAACTACCAGATTGTTATCGACACAACAGCtgaaaataccaaaacaatACCAAAACCCAACACGTGCACGGAGTTGAACCACTTGGCGAAATAGAATTGAAATTACACATTTATCGCAACGTTTTGTGCTTTATAAATATACTGGTCTGAACGGTGGACGCCACTGCCCGATAATCGCCCACGATGAGCGACGACACACACAAGTACAGCGACGCCGAGGAGGATGAGGGGGAGCTGAAAAATGTAAGCACTGCCATCAGGTGTCTcatcaaattgcaaaaacttATATTTTACAGTCGGAGTGGGTGAAAGACTTCAAATCTCTCACCGTGAAACCCGAGACGAAACTCAGCGAGGAGCTGGGCCAAAAGAAGGAGAATTAGATCTGGATTACGACTATGAtgaagacgacgacgaagactACGAGCTGGGCGATCAATACGATGCGTA
Encoded here:
- the LOC117895480 gene encoding DNA-directed RNA polymerase III subunit RPC8; the encoded protein is MFVLAELKDTVRIAPDQFNLKLVDAVRDEIDRKLANKVLLNVGLCIALKEIVSLQDSIILPGDGASHTEVLFRYIVFRPMVGTVMTGKIRNCSREGVHVTLGFFDDILIPHAALQHPSRFDEAEQAWVWEYPLEDGAKHDLFMDVGEPIKFRVSREIFEETSPVGPPKTDAQSTQGPSTSTAAATAAQETKTPYKIIGAINESGLGVLSWWDQQGKEDDQDDEDNTEYDNDEDGEGACEE